In one window of Leptospira sp. WS92.C1 DNA:
- a CDS encoding ferredoxin, whose amino-acid sequence MSNFYTKHIFVCENVREAGERVSCGRSGSIQLLASLKKKMKDLSIQGKVRIQRAGCLDRCELGPVQVSYPEGRWFSLRTEEDVDIFLKYYIESEQLDKIEHLIIKENQ is encoded by the coding sequence ATGTCGAACTTTTATACCAAACATATCTTTGTTTGTGAAAACGTAAGAGAGGCAGGCGAAAGAGTCTCTTGCGGACGTTCCGGATCCATTCAGCTTTTAGCCTCCTTAAAGAAAAAAATGAAAGACCTATCGATTCAGGGTAAGGTGCGAATCCAGAGAGCCGGATGTTTGGACAGATGCGAACTCGGACCCGTTCAGGTAAGTTATCCGGAGGGGAGATGGTTTTCCTTAAGAACCGAAGAAGACGTAGATATATTCTTAAAATATTATATAGAATCGGAACAATTAGACAAGATAGAACATTTAATCATTAAGGAAAATCAATGA
- a CDS encoding DUF1175 family protein: protein MKFLRCIVTFTLIGNLYCRPVFTPFLDSKKIRVPADGKTNVVVTITNPIFGDPDSFDLEGSKDWPLQVLSQEKIDQKEILRLVAGRVPGKFLLRTKRGAVAEIELFSREGDWDEDGFPDSSELRSESDRQAFRDWFVQIALSQYVKETNVWNSRERDCSGLIRFSYKEALKNHDLLWREKMGIVLSGNIPDVREFQYPDIPSIGINLFRTGDKTFGVFADAESLEKYNTFFVSKYLEYGLSGDVLFFREDRGLGTNFHSMILVEENKENPLLLYHTGSQRGIQLIRTKELFRSNRFSPEPNNPFFLGIYRFRILE, encoded by the coding sequence ATGAAATTCCTCCGCTGCATCGTAACGTTTACTCTGATCGGAAATTTATATTGTCGTCCCGTTTTTACTCCGTTTTTAGATTCCAAAAAAATTAGAGTTCCGGCTGACGGAAAGACAAACGTAGTTGTAACGATTACGAATCCGATTTTTGGAGATCCCGATTCGTTTGATTTGGAAGGATCCAAGGATTGGCCGCTGCAGGTTTTGTCCCAAGAAAAAATCGATCAAAAAGAAATCTTAAGATTAGTTGCAGGAAGAGTTCCAGGAAAATTTTTACTCCGAACCAAACGAGGAGCCGTGGCTGAAATCGAATTGTTCTCAAGGGAAGGAGATTGGGACGAGGACGGCTTTCCGGATTCTTCGGAGCTTCGATCCGAGTCGGATCGGCAGGCGTTTCGAGATTGGTTTGTTCAAATCGCTCTTTCTCAGTATGTAAAAGAAACGAATGTTTGGAATTCTCGAGAGAGGGATTGTAGCGGATTGATTCGGTTTTCTTATAAGGAAGCTTTGAAAAATCACGATTTACTTTGGCGTGAAAAGATGGGTATCGTTCTTTCCGGAAATATTCCGGATGTCCGAGAATTTCAGTATCCGGATATACCGTCTATCGGGATCAATCTATTTCGAACCGGCGATAAAACGTTTGGAGTTTTTGCCGATGCGGAGAGTTTAGAAAAATACAACACCTTTTTTGTATCCAAATATCTGGAATACGGTCTTTCGGGTGATGTTTTGTTTTTTAGAGAGGATCGCGGTTTGGGAACCAATTTTCATTCCATGATTTTGGTGGAAGAAAATAAAGAGAATCCGCTTTTGTTGTATCATACCGGATCCCAGAGAGGGATTCAATTGATTCGAACCAAGGAATTGTTTCGGAGCAATCGGTTTTCTCCGGAGCCTAACAATCCTTTTTTTTTGGGAATTTATCGTTTTCGTATTTTAGAATGA
- a CDS encoding zinc-binding dehydrogenase: MNLPKTYKALELREYSENKNRAVIVEKQIKPLKKGEVLIKMHSASINPSDLMFLRGLYGIKKKLPVVPGFEGSGQVVASGGGFYGSYLKGKNVACTAPGRGDGVYAEYMITEAISCLPIGNDLSLEQGACLYVNPITAIAMVDLAEKAGAKAIVQTAAASALGKMVVGIAARKGMKVINVVRKPEQEEALKAIGAEHILNSEASNFERQLRVLSNELKATVCLDAVAGELTTRVLLSMPYGSRCIVYGALSEKEIPLHAGMMIFQDKKLQGFWLSTWVPQQSAYKIWKLSRELRSLAQKELKTDIAAKFPLEKAVEAIENYGANMTRGKVLIQTPFAEGK; encoded by the coding sequence ATGAATCTCCCAAAAACATACAAAGCCTTAGAACTCAGAGAATACAGCGAAAACAAAAATAGAGCGGTCATCGTGGAAAAACAAATCAAACCCTTAAAAAAGGGAGAGGTTTTAATCAAGATGCATTCTGCTTCCATCAATCCTTCGGATCTTATGTTTTTACGCGGGCTTTATGGTATTAAAAAGAAACTTCCGGTTGTTCCGGGGTTCGAAGGCAGTGGTCAGGTGGTGGCGTCGGGAGGCGGATTTTATGGTTCTTATTTGAAAGGAAAGAATGTCGCGTGTACTGCGCCGGGAAGAGGCGACGGTGTTTATGCGGAATACATGATCACCGAAGCGATTAGTTGTCTTCCGATCGGCAACGATCTGTCTTTGGAACAAGGAGCCTGTCTTTATGTAAATCCGATCACAGCGATTGCGATGGTTGATTTGGCGGAAAAAGCCGGGGCAAAGGCGATCGTTCAAACCGCGGCCGCAAGCGCGCTCGGAAAGATGGTGGTCGGAATTGCGGCCAGAAAGGGAATGAAGGTGATCAATGTAGTCCGAAAACCGGAGCAAGAAGAAGCTCTCAAGGCGATCGGAGCCGAACATATCCTGAACTCGGAGGCGTCCAATTTTGAAAGACAGTTGAGAGTTCTATCCAATGAACTGAAGGCCACGGTTTGTTTGGACGCGGTTGCCGGAGAGCTTACGACTCGGGTTTTACTTTCGATGCCGTATGGAAGTCGTTGTATCGTGTATGGCGCTCTTTCCGAAAAGGAAATTCCTCTTCATGCAGGAATGATGATATTCCAGGATAAGAAGTTGCAAGGCTTTTGGCTATCCACTTGGGTGCCTCAACAAAGTGCGTATAAGATCTGGAAACTCTCGAGAGAATTGAGATCTTTGGCTCAGAAGGAATTGAAGACGGATATCGCCGCGAAATTCCCGCTCGAAAAAGCGGTGGAAGCCATCGAAAATTACGGAGCCAATATGACACGAGGAAAGGTTTTGATCCAAACGCCGTTTGCGGAAGGTAAATAA
- a CDS encoding LEA type 2 family protein has product MWIFHSVFFIFWIFSVSCSALKDNYKALQKCKFQVLSLEAQKAGLISFPPVPKIIFLAKVEIENPNETDVTLHKFDLSFFVPDPSEKESELARVQSSEKFIVPALQKKIIDLQVETLFEKKMDQNLLRIALGILQAGLAEKELNFSIRGSFEYETILGPVQIPVSEKIPLKSGKKGLIGF; this is encoded by the coding sequence ATTTGGATCTTTCATTCTGTTTTTTTTATTTTCTGGATCTTTTCCGTATCTTGTTCGGCTTTGAAGGACAATTATAAGGCGCTTCAAAAGTGTAAGTTTCAGGTTTTGTCTTTGGAAGCTCAGAAGGCGGGGTTGATTTCCTTTCCACCGGTTCCCAAAATCATTTTTTTAGCAAAGGTGGAAATCGAAAATCCGAATGAAACGGATGTCACTCTGCACAAGTTCGATCTTTCTTTTTTTGTTCCCGATCCTTCTGAAAAAGAATCCGAATTGGCCCGAGTTCAATCTTCGGAGAAATTTATTGTTCCCGCCTTACAGAAAAAGATCATTGATTTGCAAGTGGAAACGCTCTTTGAAAAAAAGATGGATCAGAATCTTCTCCGAATCGCTCTGGGAATTTTGCAGGCCGGTCTTGCCGAAAAGGAGCTCAACTTTTCGATACGAGGATCCTTTGAATACGAGACGATTCTCGGTCCGGTTCAGATTCCGGTGAGCGAAAAAATCCCCTTAAAGTCCGGAAAGAAGGGTTTGATTGGGTTTTAA